The Streptomyces sp. NBC_01244 genome contains a region encoding:
- a CDS encoding Fpg/Nei family DNA glycosylase, translating to MPELPEVEALREFLDEHLAGRVVERVLPLAVSVLKTYDPPLTALEGQRAGATARYGKFLALRIGELHLVTHLARAGWLRWIDTVPDRPPRPGKGPLALRLVLEGGGGFDLTEAGTQKRLAVYVVRDPQEVPGIARLGPDPLAEGFGREAFGALLAGERRQIKGVLRDQSVIAGIGNAYSDEILHHAKVSPFKLAASFDEAQVDQLYAAVEETLRTAVERAHGVAAGRLKAEKKSGMRVHGRAGEPCPVCGDTVRSVSFADSSLQYCATCQTAGKPLADRRLSKLLK from the coding sequence ATGCCCGAGCTGCCCGAAGTCGAGGCCCTGAGGGAGTTCCTCGACGAGCACCTCGCCGGGCGGGTGGTCGAGCGCGTCCTCCCGCTCGCGGTGAGCGTGCTCAAGACCTACGACCCGCCCCTGACCGCGCTCGAGGGGCAGCGGGCCGGGGCCACGGCCCGGTACGGAAAGTTCCTCGCCCTGCGCATCGGCGAACTGCACCTCGTCACCCACCTGGCCCGGGCCGGCTGGCTGCGCTGGATCGACACCGTTCCCGACCGGCCTCCGCGTCCCGGCAAAGGGCCGCTCGCCCTGCGTCTCGTCCTGGAGGGCGGCGGCGGGTTCGACCTCACGGAGGCCGGGACCCAGAAGCGGCTCGCCGTGTACGTGGTCCGCGATCCGCAGGAGGTCCCCGGCATCGCCCGGCTGGGCCCGGACCCGCTCGCAGAGGGCTTCGGCCGCGAGGCCTTCGGCGCACTGCTCGCCGGGGAACGGCGGCAGATCAAGGGCGTGTTGCGCGACCAGAGCGTCATCGCGGGCATCGGCAACGCCTACAGCGACGAAATCCTCCACCACGCCAAGGTCTCGCCCTTCAAACTGGCCGCCTCCTTCGACGAGGCGCAGGTGGACCAGCTGTACGCGGCCGTCGAGGAGACCCTGCGCACGGCCGTCGAGCGGGCGCACGGGGTGGCCGCCGGACGGCTCAAGGCCGAGAAGAAGAGCGGGATGCGGGTCCACGGCCGCGCGGGCGAGCCCTGCCCGGTGTGCGGGGACACCGTCCGCTCGGTCTCCTTCGCCGACTCCTCGCTCCAGTACTGCGCCACGTGCCAGACCGCGGGGAAGCCGCTCGCCGACCGGCGGCTGTCGAAGCTGCTGAAGTAG
- a CDS encoding sigma-70 family RNA polymerase sigma factor: MPLAPTLRRTDPEALAELQHEHGRALFGFLLGLTAGDAQRAEDLVQETLLRLWQHPEVLGSGYESLRPWLFTVARRLAIDARRARLSRPLEVDPEGLDQAPAPGDAVAGSVTAIDVRRAVGSLGPEHRDVLVQVYFQDRSVAEAAAELGIPAGTVKSRTYYALRALRKGLQGYGYGLGA, encoded by the coding sequence GTGCCCCTTGCCCCCACCCTCCGACGCACCGATCCCGAGGCACTGGCCGAACTCCAGCACGAACACGGACGGGCCCTGTTCGGTTTCCTGCTGGGCCTCACGGCCGGTGACGCCCAGCGCGCGGAGGACCTCGTCCAGGAGACGCTCCTGCGCCTCTGGCAGCATCCGGAGGTCCTGGGAAGCGGCTACGAGTCCCTGCGGCCCTGGCTGTTCACGGTGGCCCGGCGGCTCGCCATCGACGCCCGCCGGGCACGCCTGTCCAGGCCCCTGGAGGTGGACCCGGAGGGGCTGGACCAAGCACCGGCGCCGGGGGACGCGGTGGCGGGCTCGGTGACCGCCATCGACGTCCGGCGGGCCGTGGGATCGCTGGGCCCGGAGCACCGGGACGTCCTGGTGCAGGTCTACTTCCAGGACCGCTCGGTGGCCGAGGCCGCGGCAGAGCTCGGGATTCCGGCGGGGACGGTCAAGTCCCGTACGTACTACGCCCTGCGCGCCCTGCGGAAGGGCCTCCAGGGCTACGGGTACGGACTCGGCGCCTAG
- a CDS encoding CapA family protein, whose protein sequence is MTARTRHALALLTAVVLSAVAGCSAGGDPAPARLAGSRPAAAPSGAPGSTTAPAAGSMRGFTLVASGDVLPHESVIRRAASDADGDGHDFRPMFSAVKPIVSAADLALCHMETIYGPEGGPFTGYPAFQSPPEVADGLKDAGYDGCSTASNHTLDGGAAGLKRTLERFDKVGLKHAGSARTAAEAGTVTMYSAGSAKVAHLAYTYDTNGYPMPEGQPWAVNLMEQEKIVADSRAARKAGADVVLVSLHWGTEWQTEPDEKQLALGKALTASQTGGRPDVDMILGTHAHIPQAYEKVNGTWIVYGMGDQVAGEMFNYSGARDMRGNYGSIGRFTFAPPAAPGQRWQVTKAEFVPQMMDLGAGRVIDLPAALAQNPGREDYEEARDEITEAVLGRGAAKDGLTTAK, encoded by the coding sequence ATGACCGCGCGCACCCGCCACGCCCTCGCACTCCTGACCGCCGTCGTGCTGTCGGCGGTAGCCGGCTGCTCCGCGGGCGGGGACCCCGCGCCGGCCCGCCTCGCCGGCTCCCGGCCCGCCGCGGCGCCCTCCGGTGCTCCCGGATCGACCACGGCCCCCGCCGCCGGCTCGATGAGGGGCTTCACCCTGGTCGCGAGCGGCGACGTGCTGCCCCACGAGTCGGTCATCCGGCGGGCGGCCTCCGACGCGGACGGTGACGGCCACGACTTCCGGCCGATGTTCTCCGCGGTCAAGCCGATCGTCTCGGCCGCCGACCTGGCCCTCTGCCACATGGAGACCATCTACGGGCCGGAAGGCGGCCCGTTCACCGGCTATCCCGCCTTCCAGTCCCCGCCCGAGGTCGCCGACGGCCTCAAGGACGCCGGGTACGACGGCTGTTCCACGGCCTCGAACCACACCCTCGACGGCGGCGCCGCCGGTCTGAAGCGCACCCTCGAGCGGTTCGACAAGGTCGGCCTGAAGCACGCGGGTTCGGCCCGTACGGCCGCCGAGGCGGGCACCGTGACGATGTACTCCGCGGGCTCCGCGAAGGTCGCGCACCTCGCGTACACCTACGACACCAACGGCTACCCGATGCCGGAGGGCCAGCCCTGGGCGGTCAACCTGATGGAGCAGGAGAAGATCGTCGCGGACTCCCGGGCGGCCCGTAAGGCGGGCGCCGACGTGGTGCTCGTCAGCCTCCACTGGGGCACGGAATGGCAGACCGAACCGGACGAGAAGCAGCTCGCGCTCGGCAAGGCGCTGACCGCCTCGCAGACCGGCGGCCGCCCCGACGTGGACATGATCCTCGGCACGCACGCCCACATCCCGCAGGCGTACGAGAAGGTCAACGGGACCTGGATCGTCTACGGCATGGGCGACCAGGTGGCCGGCGAGATGTTCAACTACAGCGGCGCCCGCGACATGCGCGGCAACTACGGATCCATCGGCCGCTTCACCTTCGCCCCGCCGGCCGCCCCCGGGCAGCGCTGGCAGGTGACCAAGGCCGAGTTCGTGCCGCAGATGATGGATCTCGGAGCGGGCCGGGTGATCGACCTCCCGGCAGCCCTCGCCCAGAACCCGGGCCGAGAGGACTACGAGGAGGCCCGCGACGAGATCACCGAAGCGGTCCTGGGGCGCGGCGCGGCCAAGGACGGGCTGACGACGGCGAAGTAG
- a CDS encoding DUF4328 domain-containing protein, with the protein MSSSTPAPSPSPYPYPPSRPAQLLRSPDSMAKAATVLLMVGAVAHLLSTGFNLHKWQVQKQLIADPAGLDYDNLASIDGLDALVGFLQQSTMLATVVVFIIWFHRVRCNAEVFRPDGFSQSAGWAIGGWFVPIANLFLPYRTARETWDASAQYAPDGSYRHVSGAPVVAWWLTFIAGSVISKVAAWNYAKTAAHEGLRDAFLLGAVGDLTTVVAAVLAVLFVRGLTLMQGLKAAQGPNAAV; encoded by the coding sequence ATGTCCTCGAGCACGCCCGCTCCGTCACCGTCCCCGTATCCGTATCCGCCGTCCCGACCCGCCCAACTCCTGCGCTCCCCCGACTCGATGGCGAAGGCCGCGACCGTACTGCTGATGGTGGGAGCGGTGGCCCACCTCCTCTCGACCGGCTTCAACCTGCACAAATGGCAGGTTCAGAAGCAGCTGATCGCCGATCCCGCGGGCCTCGACTACGACAATCTCGCCTCGATCGACGGCCTCGACGCTCTGGTCGGCTTCCTCCAGCAGTCCACGATGCTGGCCACGGTCGTGGTCTTCATCATCTGGTTCCACCGGGTGCGCTGCAACGCGGAGGTGTTCCGCCCCGACGGCTTCAGTCAGAGCGCCGGCTGGGCGATCGGCGGGTGGTTCGTCCCGATCGCGAACCTCTTCCTCCCGTACCGGACGGCGCGGGAGACCTGGGACGCCAGCGCCCAGTACGCCCCCGACGGGTCTTACCGCCACGTCTCGGGCGCCCCGGTGGTGGCCTGGTGGCTCACCTTCATCGCCGGCTCGGTGATCAGCAAGGTCGCCGCGTGGAATTACGCGAAGACGGCGGCGCACGAGGGGCTCCGCGACGCCTTCCTCCTCGGCGCCGTCGGAGACCTGACCACCGTGGTGGCCGCCGTGCTGGCCGTCCTCTTCGTGCGCGGACTGACCCTCATGCAGGGTCTCAAGGCCGCCCAGGGACCGAACGCCGCGGTCTGA
- a CDS encoding universal stress protein, with amino-acid sequence MTEHVGTGFERGTDGPKVILAGVDGSQSSLRAAAYAAGLARRQNALLALVYVQPVMPAGASLGAPVSEATEEIAEGLVAEIRESAERLKGVYDVRWQFHTFRGDAYAGLVSAAAELMADAVVVGASEQAGHRIVGSVAIRLVKAGRWPVTVVP; translated from the coding sequence GTGACAGAGCACGTGGGTACGGGATTCGAGCGCGGTACGGACGGTCCGAAGGTGATCCTCGCCGGGGTGGACGGTTCGCAGTCCTCGCTGCGCGCGGCCGCCTACGCGGCGGGGCTGGCCCGGCGGCAGAACGCGCTGCTGGCACTGGTGTACGTCCAGCCGGTGATGCCGGCCGGGGCCTCGCTGGGGGCTCCGGTGTCGGAGGCCACCGAGGAGATCGCGGAGGGGCTGGTGGCCGAGATCCGGGAGTCGGCGGAGCGGCTGAAGGGCGTCTACGACGTGCGCTGGCAGTTCCACACCTTCCGCGGGGACGCGTACGCCGGGCTGGTGAGCGCGGCGGCGGAGCTGATGGCGGACGCGGTGGTGGTCGGGGCCTCGGAGCAGGCCGGACACCGGATCGTGGGCTCGGTGGCGATCCGTCTGGTGAAGGCGGGGCGCTGGCCGGTGACCGTGGTTCCCTAG
- the lysX gene encoding bifunctional lysylphosphatidylglycerol synthetase/lysine--tRNA ligase LysX codes for MSATVEETRGTRGSRSRFLNRVPDAFGAFFGTLGLFCALLALSPALRRLLRPVVRFLDAIVLPVSANLAYAVFLFLLAAALGMRKKVAWWIVVTYLALLVLVDVLTIAAEDYWVGFSSMALAVAALVILIAARKEFNAASRPGALWRALLVLGLGLLAAVFLGWGLVALFPGTLPKGQWLDWSAKQVFGGLFSARQFDGHPARPLYFLLGLFGALALLNAAATLFRSQRLTAALHGDEEPRIRALLGAYGRGDSLGYFATRRDKAVVFAPNGKAAVTYRVEAGVCLGSGDPVGDPAAWTPAIDAWLAVARRYGWQPAVMGASEDGATAYARSGLGALQLGDEAILHVAHFDLDGRDMRVTRQAVNRVKRTGASTVIRRHSALSEDEMQMIVDRADKWRDTETERGFSMALDRLGDSADGDCLLVEAFDDKGELIALLSFVPWGKDGISLDLMRRDRAAPNGVMEFMVAELCAAAPGLGVRRISLNFAVFRSAFEEGGRIGAGPVLKVWRKLLLFFSRWWQLEALYRSNVKYGPEWYPRFLCFQDAGSLARVSLASGIAEGFVSVPSMRTLWGNGHPRGLTAPATTAGLPPIESLGLESVGQEDTEGARAERLPEQVRVRHDKLERIRAAGTDPYPVGIPQRTHTVAELKAAHPGHPPGTRTGARVTVAGRVMVVRDLGGVVFAVLRDWSGDIQLMFTRDEAGAAVLGTFTSQVDFGDHVVASGEVGASKSGEPSVVVDSWQLTGKCLRPLPDKRKGLADPEAKVRRRYLDLVASPEARDVVRARSSAVQALRQGLLDRGYLEVETPMLQQIHGGANARPFRTHINAYDLDLYLRIAPELYLKRLCVGGMEKVFEMGRTFRNEGVSYKHNPEFTMLEAYQAFADYDVMLDLTRELIQGAATAAFGSPIAHKAGPDGKLVVHDISGPWPVKTMYGAISEALGEEVDADTEEHVLRRLCDRAAVPHTPDNTRGDVVLEMYERLVEERTKLPTFYKDFPTDVSPLTRQHRKDPRLAERWDLVAFGTELGTAYSELTDPVEQRRRLTAQSLLAAGGDPEAMELDNDFLDALEYAMPPTGGLGIGVDRLVMFLTGLTIRETLPFPLVRRG; via the coding sequence ATGAGTGCCACCGTGGAGGAGACGCGCGGGACGCGCGGCAGCCGCAGCCGCTTCCTGAACCGGGTGCCCGATGCCTTCGGAGCGTTCTTCGGCACGCTCGGGCTGTTCTGCGCCCTCCTGGCGCTCTCCCCGGCGCTGCGCCGCCTGCTGCGGCCCGTCGTGCGCTTCCTCGACGCCATCGTCCTGCCGGTCAGCGCCAACCTCGCCTACGCCGTCTTCCTCTTCCTCCTCGCCGCCGCACTCGGCATGCGCAAGAAGGTCGCCTGGTGGATCGTCGTCACCTATTTGGCCCTGCTGGTCCTGGTCGACGTGCTGACCATCGCAGCCGAGGACTACTGGGTGGGCTTCTCCTCGATGGCCCTCGCGGTGGCCGCCCTGGTGATCCTGATCGCCGCGCGCAAGGAGTTCAACGCCGCCTCCCGGCCCGGGGCCCTGTGGCGGGCCCTGCTCGTGCTCGGCCTCGGTCTGCTCGCGGCGGTCTTCCTCGGCTGGGGCCTGGTGGCCCTGTTCCCGGGAACCCTGCCCAAGGGGCAGTGGCTGGACTGGTCGGCCAAGCAGGTCTTCGGCGGGCTGTTCTCGGCCCGGCAGTTCGACGGCCACCCGGCCCGGCCCCTGTACTTCCTGCTCGGCCTCTTCGGCGCCCTCGCCCTGCTGAACGCCGCCGCCACCCTCTTCCGTTCCCAGCGGCTGACCGCCGCCCTGCACGGGGACGAGGAGCCCCGCATCCGGGCCCTGCTGGGCGCCTACGGGCGGGGCGACTCCCTCGGCTACTTCGCCACCCGGCGCGACAAGGCCGTCGTGTTCGCCCCGAACGGCAAGGCCGCCGTCACCTACCGGGTCGAGGCCGGCGTCTGCCTCGGCAGCGGCGACCCCGTCGGCGACCCGGCCGCGTGGACCCCCGCCATCGACGCCTGGCTCGCCGTCGCCCGCCGCTACGGCTGGCAGCCCGCCGTCATGGGCGCCTCCGAGGACGGCGCGACCGCGTACGCCCGCTCCGGGCTCGGCGCCCTCCAACTCGGCGACGAGGCCATCCTGCACGTCGCCCACTTCGACCTCGACGGCCGCGACATGCGCGTCACCCGCCAGGCCGTCAACCGGGTCAAGCGCACCGGGGCCAGCACCGTCATCCGCCGCCATTCCGCCCTCTCCGAGGACGAGATGCAGATGATCGTGGACCGGGCCGACAAGTGGCGCGACACCGAGACCGAACGCGGCTTCTCCATGGCCCTGGACCGGCTCGGAGACTCCGCCGACGGTGATTGCCTGCTCGTGGAGGCCTTCGACGACAAGGGCGAGCTGATCGCCCTGCTCTCCTTCGTGCCCTGGGGCAAGGACGGCATCTCCCTCGACCTGATGCGCCGCGACCGGGCCGCCCCCAACGGGGTCATGGAGTTCATGGTCGCCGAGCTCTGCGCGGCCGCCCCGGGCCTGGGCGTGCGCCGCATCTCCCTCAACTTCGCAGTCTTCCGCTCCGCCTTCGAGGAGGGCGGCCGGATCGGCGCCGGTCCCGTCCTCAAGGTGTGGCGCAAGCTGCTGCTCTTCTTCTCCCGCTGGTGGCAGCTGGAGGCGCTGTACCGCTCGAACGTCAAGTACGGCCCCGAGTGGTACCCGCGGTTCCTCTGCTTCCAGGATGCCGGCTCGCTCGCCCGGGTCAGCCTCGCCTCCGGCATCGCCGAGGGGTTCGTCTCCGTGCCGAGCATGCGCACCCTGTGGGGCAACGGCCACCCGCGCGGGCTCACCGCCCCCGCCACCACCGCCGGCCTGCCGCCCATCGAATCCCTCGGGCTGGAATCCGTGGGGCAGGAGGACACGGAGGGCGCACGGGCCGAGCGGCTGCCCGAACAGGTCCGGGTCCGCCACGACAAGCTGGAGCGGATCCGGGCCGCCGGCACCGACCCGTACCCCGTCGGCATCCCGCAGCGCACCCACACGGTCGCCGAGCTGAAGGCCGCGCACCCCGGCCACCCGCCCGGCACCCGCACCGGCGCGCGGGTCACCGTCGCCGGACGGGTGATGGTCGTGCGCGACCTCGGCGGCGTGGTGTTCGCCGTCCTGCGGGACTGGTCGGGAGACATCCAGCTGATGTTCACCCGGGACGAGGCCGGCGCCGCCGTGCTCGGCACCTTCACCTCCCAGGTGGACTTCGGCGACCACGTCGTCGCGAGCGGCGAGGTCGGCGCCAGCAAGAGCGGCGAACCGTCCGTGGTCGTCGACTCCTGGCAGCTCACCGGCAAGTGCCTGCGCCCGCTGCCCGACAAGCGCAAGGGCCTCGCCGACCCGGAGGCCAAGGTCCGCCGGCGCTACCTCGACCTGGTGGCCAGCCCCGAGGCGCGCGACGTCGTACGGGCCCGGTCCAGCGCCGTCCAGGCCCTGCGGCAGGGGCTGCTGGACCGGGGCTACCTGGAGGTCGAGACCCCGATGCTCCAGCAGATCCACGGCGGGGCCAACGCCCGCCCGTTCCGCACCCACATCAACGCCTACGACCTCGACCTGTACCTGCGCATCGCGCCCGAGCTGTACCTGAAGCGGCTCTGCGTGGGCGGCATGGAGAAGGTCTTCGAGATGGGCCGCACCTTCCGCAACGAGGGCGTCTCCTACAAGCACAACCCCGAGTTCACGATGCTCGAGGCCTACCAGGCCTTCGCCGACTACGACGTGATGCTCGACCTGACCCGCGAGCTGATCCAGGGCGCCGCCACGGCCGCCTTCGGCTCGCCGATCGCGCACAAGGCCGGACCGGACGGAAAGCTCGTCGTGCACGACATCTCCGGACCCTGGCCGGTCAAGACGATGTACGGGGCGATCAGCGAGGCACTGGGCGAGGAGGTCGACGCCGACACCGAGGAACACGTCCTGCGGCGGCTGTGTGACCGCGCGGCCGTGCCGCACACGCCCGACAACACCCGTGGCGACGTGGTCCTGGAGATGTACGAGCGGCTGGTGGAGGAGCGGACCAAGCTGCCCACCTTCTACAAGGACTTCCCGACCGACGTCTCCCCGCTCACCCGGCAGCACCGCAAGGATCCCAGGCTCGCGGAGCGCTGGGACCTGGTGGCCTTCGGCACCGAACTGGGCACCGCCTACTCGGAGCTGACCGACCCCGTGGAGCAGCGGCGCCGGCTGACGGCCCAGTCGCTGCTGGCGGCGGGCGGGGACCCGGAGGCGATGGAGCTCGACAACGACTTCCTGGACGCACTGGAGTACGCGATGCCGCCGACGGGGGGCCTGGGCATCGGCGTCGACCGCCTCGTCATGTTCCTCACGGGTCTGACGATCCGGGAGACGCTGCCGTTCCCGCTGGTGAGGCGGGGCTGA
- a CDS encoding polysaccharide deacetylase family protein, whose protein sequence is MLLRSAVFLGVAAAAGLLTGGETDLPTPGAGGPAAGTGPGAVPGGAAGPGPLTGAPGGLPQFPRGSPYRLEPMTSEGAPEHVPAAKPAVRTRPILELPADAQRESGSASAMTLTFDDGPDPRYTPAILDTLARHGVRAMFFVCGEMAVDNKDLLRRMVAEGHVIGNHTWTHPQLTKISRPAMASEIGRTSEVVQQAVGTAPQWFRAPYGAWNRAAFEIGAELGMEPLAWTVDTLDWKEPGTVSIVSRVLKQAAPGVIVLNHDAGGDRSQSVQALASYLPQLLGRGFRMTLPELPSR, encoded by the coding sequence ATGCTCCTGCGTTCCGCCGTCTTCCTCGGAGTCGCCGCCGCCGCAGGGCTGCTGACGGGCGGTGAGACCGACCTGCCGACACCGGGCGCGGGCGGCCCCGCGGCAGGTACCGGCCCCGGGGCGGTACCCGGTGGAGCCGCGGGGCCAGGCCCCCTCACCGGAGCCCCCGGCGGACTGCCGCAGTTCCCGCGCGGATCCCCGTACAGGCTCGAGCCGATGACCTCCGAAGGGGCCCCGGAGCACGTGCCCGCCGCGAAGCCCGCCGTACGGACCCGGCCGATCCTGGAACTGCCCGCCGACGCCCAACGAGAAAGTGGGTCGGCGAGCGCCATGACCCTCACCTTCGACGACGGCCCCGACCCCCGCTACACCCCGGCCATCCTGGACACCCTCGCGCGCCACGGCGTCCGGGCCATGTTCTTCGTCTGCGGGGAGATGGCGGTCGACAACAAGGACCTGCTGCGCAGGATGGTGGCCGAGGGACACGTCATCGGCAATCACACCTGGACCCATCCCCAGCTCACCAAGATCAGCCGGCCGGCGATGGCCTCCGAGATCGGCCGCACCAGCGAGGTCGTCCAACAGGCCGTCGGCACGGCTCCGCAGTGGTTCCGGGCGCCCTACGGGGCGTGGAACCGGGCCGCCTTCGAGATCGGCGCGGAACTCGGCATGGAACCGCTCGCCTGGACCGTGGACACCCTGGACTGGAAGGAGCCGGGCACCGTGTCGATCGTGTCGCGGGTCCTCAAGCAGGCCGCGCCCGGGGTGATCGTGCTGAACCACGACGCGGGCGGCGACCGCTCGCAGAGCGTGCAGGCGCTGGCGAGCTACCTGCCGCAACTGCTCGGACGGGGGTTCCGGATGACGCTGCCGGAGCTGCCGTCGCGCTGA
- a CDS encoding class F sortase, translating to MLEDESERPPRRRSPWGAIALVMLTGLAMMRNGAEAGDGPPQPAAAAAVSAPAGSAVGPRADQAPSEPPVPPPDMEALDHSSVQRVRIPSISVDAPVMTVGLDAQGWIDAPPPQDKNLAGWYLNGISPGQRGSAVIVGHVDNAQGPAVFFGLGSVQKGSRIEVARYDGRTAVFEVYGVEVFSKNTFPGSRVYGDTGHPELRVITCGGGYSKGRGYDGNVVVFARMVEAR from the coding sequence ATGCTCGAGGACGAGAGTGAGAGGCCACCGAGGAGGCGCTCCCCCTGGGGTGCGATCGCGCTGGTCATGCTCACCGGCCTCGCCATGATGCGCAACGGAGCCGAGGCCGGCGACGGACCCCCGCAGCCGGCCGCAGCCGCCGCGGTCAGCGCACCGGCCGGGTCGGCGGTCGGGCCACGGGCCGACCAGGCACCCTCGGAGCCGCCCGTGCCGCCGCCGGACATGGAGGCGCTGGACCACTCGTCGGTACAGCGCGTCCGGATCCCGTCGATCAGCGTGGACGCACCGGTGATGACGGTCGGGCTGGACGCGCAGGGCTGGATCGACGCGCCGCCCCCGCAGGACAAGAACCTGGCCGGCTGGTACCTCAACGGCATCTCGCCGGGCCAGCGGGGTTCGGCGGTGATCGTGGGCCACGTGGACAACGCGCAGGGCCCCGCGGTCTTCTTCGGACTGGGCTCGGTCCAGAAGGGCAGCCGCATCGAGGTGGCACGCTACGACGGCCGCACGGCGGTGTTCGAGGTGTACGGCGTGGAGGTCTTCTCCAAGAACACCTTCCCCGGATCCCGGGTCTACGGGGACACCGGGCACCCGGAGCTCCGGGTGATCACCTGCGGCGGCGGCTACTCCAAGGGGCGCGGCTACGACGGCAACGTCGTCGTGTTCGCGCGGATGGTGGAGGCCCGCTGA
- a CDS encoding bestrophin-like domain: MSEWLVLSLAMAAACAVVLSIAFFNQRRIGEDDDPSETPDVIEYMTMMIGVIYAIVLGLAIAGVWEGRGAAQEYVRQESQALHEISVRSEVYPAEVRKKIKSDVDAYVTYVVDTEWKEMAETGELTDRSGELLDRIRRDVTDYEPQTDHEGQAYQPLVDQVAVVDDARNARGLSAGATMPGVVWFGLIAGALVTVGLIFTLQIRRSFRELLLAGLFSALIAFLLFLIWDFDAPFGRGIAATAEPFLSQFPYLDLSG; encoded by the coding sequence TTGTCGGAATGGCTCGTCCTGTCCCTCGCGATGGCCGCGGCGTGTGCCGTGGTGCTGTCCATCGCCTTCTTCAACCAGCGCCGGATCGGCGAGGACGACGATCCCAGCGAAACCCCGGACGTCATCGAGTACATGACGATGATGATCGGCGTGATCTACGCGATCGTGCTGGGCCTGGCGATCGCCGGCGTCTGGGAGGGCCGCGGGGCCGCCCAGGAGTACGTACGCCAGGAATCGCAGGCCCTGCACGAGATCAGCGTCCGCTCCGAGGTCTACCCGGCCGAGGTCCGCAAGAAGATCAAGTCCGACGTGGACGCCTACGTGACCTACGTCGTCGACACCGAATGGAAGGAGATGGCCGAGACCGGCGAGCTGACGGACCGCAGCGGGGAGCTGCTGGACCGCATCCGCCGCGATGTGACCGACTACGAACCACAGACCGACCACGAGGGCCAGGCGTACCAGCCGCTCGTGGACCAGGTCGCCGTGGTCGACGACGCGCGCAACGCACGCGGCCTCAGCGCCGGGGCCACCATGCCCGGCGTGGTCTGGTTCGGCCTGATCGCCGGTGCCCTGGTGACCGTGGGGCTGATCTTCACCTTGCAGATCAGGCGCTCGTTCCGGGAACTGCTGCTGGCAGGGCTGTTCAGCGCGCTGATCGCGTTCCTGCTGTTCCTCATCTGGGACTTCGACGCACCCTTCGGCCGGGGCATCGCCGCCACTGCCGAGCCGTTCCTCTCCCAGTTCCCGTATCTGGACCTGAGCGGCTGA
- a CDS encoding SAM-dependent methyltransferase, with translation MERPAWAPPGIDISVPSVSRIYDYYLGGSHNFEVDRQAARRAMEFMPGLPKIMQANRAFMRRAVRYAVAEGVTQFLDIGSGIPTFGNVHEIAQVASPEARVVYVDHDPVAVAHSQAVLAGTERTGVVAADLRKPQDILSAPEVAQGLDLSRPVALMLVAVLHFLEDSDEPYDAVAQLCDALAPGSLLILTHASYEGIPLSEEVASGTVGVYREIRNPLVMRDGEQIRRFFTGFGLIEPGLVSMPDWRPDTTGGPEGEPADEDPYAFSGFAGVGRKA, from the coding sequence ATGGAGCGCCCCGCCTGGGCCCCGCCAGGCATCGACATATCGGTGCCGAGCGTGTCCCGTATCTACGATTACTACCTGGGCGGCTCCCACAATTTCGAGGTCGACAGGCAGGCGGCCCGTCGGGCCATGGAATTCATGCCGGGCCTGCCCAAGATCATGCAGGCCAACCGGGCATTCATGCGCCGTGCGGTCCGGTACGCCGTGGCCGAGGGCGTGACGCAGTTCCTCGACATCGGCTCCGGCATCCCGACCTTCGGCAATGTCCACGAGATCGCCCAGGTCGCCAGCCCCGAGGCACGCGTGGTCTACGTCGACCACGACCCGGTGGCCGTCGCCCACAGCCAGGCCGTCCTGGCCGGCACCGAGCGGACCGGGGTCGTCGCCGCCGACCTGCGCAAGCCCCAGGACATCCTGTCCGCCCCCGAGGTCGCGCAGGGGCTCGACCTGAGCCGCCCGGTCGCCCTGATGCTCGTCGCCGTCCTGCACTTCCTGGAGGACTCGGACGAGCCCTACGACGCCGTCGCCCAACTGTGCGACGCGCTGGCACCCGGCAGCCTGCTGATCCTCACGCACGCCTCGTACGAGGGGATCCCGCTCTCGGAGGAGGTCGCGAGCGGAACCGTCGGCGTCTACCGCGAGATCCGCAACCCCCTCGTCATGCGGGACGGGGAGCAGATCCGGCGCTTCTTCACCGGCTTCGGCCTGATCGAGCCCGGACTGGTGTCGATGCCCGACTGGCGGCCCGACACGACCGGCGGGCCGGAGGGCGAGCCCGCGGACGAAGACCCCTACGCCTTCTCGGGCTTCGCAGGCGTGGGACGCAAGGCGTGA